One region of Candidatus Edwardsbacteria bacterium genomic DNA includes:
- a CDS encoding sigma-70 family RNA polymerase sigma factor, with translation MKQQIDEDILLQQARDGDSRSFDQLVKLHQSRVYSVALRLLGSPSEAEDVLQETFIALYQSLHRFRGGSKLSTYLFRLATNFSLMKLRRSKRRGRDSSHLSLNVIEELPDKAASPLESLLNSEFRAVLDRQLQKLSDKDRAVVVLRDIEGLDGGQVAKILGLTLPAMKSKLHRSREFLRKNLSGYLKDS, from the coding sequence ATGAAGCAGCAAATCGACGAAGATATTTTATTACAGCAGGCGAGGGACGGAGATTCACGTTCTTTCGATCAGCTGGTGAAGCTCCACCAGTCACGGGTATATTCGGTGGCCTTGAGGTTGCTGGGCAGCCCAAGTGAGGCCGAGGACGTTCTGCAGGAGACTTTCATCGCCCTGTATCAGAGCCTGCATCGCTTCCGGGGAGGATCCAAGCTCTCAACCTACCTGTTCCGCCTGGCCACCAATTTCAGCCTGATGAAACTGCGCCGGAGCAAACGCCGCGGCCGTGACTCCAGCCACCTGTCGCTTAATGTAATCGAAGAGCTGCCGGACAAGGCCGCCTCGCCCCTGGAATCGCTGCTGAACAGCGAATTCCGGGCGGTGCTGGATCGCCAGCTGCAGAAACTTTCTGACAAGGACCGGGCGGTGGTGGTTTTGAGGGACATCGAGGGGCTGGATGGCGGCCAGGTGGCCAAAATACTGGGGCTCACCTTGCCGGCCATGAAATCCAAGCTTCACCGTTCCAGGGAATTCTTGAGAAAAAACCTGTCGGGTTATTTAAAGGATAGTTGA
- a CDS encoding zf-HC2 domain-containing protein, giving the protein MPKIISKKPEHHCHRMTAAFSEYLDKDMRKQLCRKLEIHLAECPDCQMYFDTLKRTVTLYRSLEQEPLPKDAEKRLFATIKLARSKGKK; this is encoded by the coding sequence ATGCCGAAAATAATTTCTAAAAAGCCTGAACACCACTGTCACAGAATGACGGCGGCCTTTTCCGAGTACCTGGACAAGGATATGAGGAAGCAGCTGTGCCGCAAACTGGAGATACATCTGGCCGAGTGCCCCGACTGCCAGATGTATTTTGACACTCTTAAAAGGACCGTCACCCTGTACCGCTCCCTGGAACAGGAGCCGCTGCCCAAAGACGCCGAAAAACGCCTATTCGCCACCATCAAACTGGCCCGAAGCAAAGGCAAAAAATAA
- the trxA gene encoding thioredoxin, with protein MPVAHLTDGNFDQEVLKSDIPVLVDFWAAWCGPCRMVGPIVEELANDYQGKIKMTKLDVDANPQKSSQFGIRSIPTMLIFKNGQIVDTLIGAMPKPAIAARLDAAINK; from the coding sequence ATGCCAGTAGCACATTTGACCGACGGAAACTTCGATCAGGAGGTCTTGAAATCCGACATCCCGGTTCTGGTGGACTTCTGGGCGGCCTGGTGCGGCCCCTGCCGGATGGTCGGACCAATAGTCGAGGAACTGGCCAACGATTACCAAGGAAAAATAAAGATGACCAAGCTGGATGTCGACGCCAACCCCCAAAAGTCTTCCCAGTTCGGCATCCGCAGCATTCCCACCATGCTGATCTTCAAGAACGGCCAGATAGTTGATACCCTTATCGGCGCCATGCCCAAACCGGCCATTGCCGCCCGACTGGACGCCGCGATAAACAAATAG
- a CDS encoding zinc ribbon domain-containing protein has translation MPIYEYQCPKCGVKTEELVTSFSAPAPKCPKCGVKTEKMLSTFAASVSGSDSFSSGDIGGSCPSGGCGCSSGSCGL, from the coding sequence ATGCCGATTTACGAATATCAGTGCCCCAAGTGCGGAGTGAAGACCGAAGAGCTGGTAACCTCATTCTCCGCCCCGGCCCCCAAATGTCCCAAGTGCGGAGTAAAGACCGAGAAGATGCTCTCCACCTTCGCCGCCTCGGTCAGCGGCTCGGATTCTTTTTCTAGTGGAGATATCGGTGGATCATGTCCCTCGGGTGGTTGCGGCTGTTCATCCGGTTCCTGCGGGCTGTAG
- a CDS encoding thioredoxin family protein encodes MGMLKEEDQNHLRHEFSGKLVNPVKIVFFTQKLECLYCQPTEEILTEIASLSDKLILEKHDLLEDRSLADQYGIDKIPGIALIGSRDYGVRFFGVPSGFEFTSLIEDIIDVSRGATGLTLDSREKLKKIAKPVKIQVFITPTCPYCPAAVRMAHQAAIESDMITAHMVESTEFPHLAQKYGVMGVPKVVINETIQFEGAQPEPVFINHILKAAE; translated from the coding sequence ATGGGAATGTTGAAGGAAGAGGATCAAAATCATCTGCGCCATGAATTTTCCGGAAAACTGGTTAACCCGGTCAAGATCGTATTCTTCACCCAAAAGCTGGAGTGCCTGTACTGTCAGCCCACCGAGGAGATTTTGACCGAGATCGCCTCCCTTTCGGACAAGCTTATCCTGGAGAAGCACGATCTTTTGGAGGATAGATCCTTGGCCGACCAATACGGCATCGACAAGATCCCCGGCATCGCCCTGATAGGCAGCCGGGATTACGGAGTACGGTTCTTCGGCGTCCCCTCCGGTTTTGAGTTCACATCATTGATAGAGGATATCATCGACGTCTCCCGGGGCGCCACCGGACTGACCCTCGACTCCCGGGAAAAGCTGAAGAAGATAGCCAAGCCGGTCAAGATCCAGGTATTCATCACCCCCACCTGCCCCTACTGTCCGGCCGCGGTCCGGATGGCCCATCAGGCGGCCATCGAGAGCGACATGATCACCGCCCACATGGTGGAGTCGACGGAGTTCCCGCACCTGGCCCAGAAATACGGGGTGATGGGCGTCCCCAAGGTGGTCATCAACGAGACCATCCAGTTCGAGGGAGCCCAGCCCGAGCCGGTTTTCATCAACCATATATTGAAAGCGGCAGAATAA
- a CDS encoding 4Fe-4S binding protein — MIIVKSEYCPQNHRCPSLRVCPVGAIKQDGLKAPYIDQDKCTNCGRCLQSCRVFQEAPVPANSIN; from the coding sequence ATGATAATTGTTAAGTCCGAATACTGCCCTCAGAACCACCGCTGCCCATCCCTAAGGGTCTGCCCGGTAGGCGCCATCAAGCAGGACGGCCTCAAAGCCCCTTACATCGATCAGGATAAATGCACCAATTGCGGACGCTGTCTGCAAAGCTGCCGGGTTTTTCAAGAGGCCCCGGTCCCGGCTAATTCGATAAATTGA